From a region of the bacterium genome:
- a CDS encoding acetyltransferase yields MAMQDLVIYGAGGFAREVAWLARSIEGRWRVAALVDDDPAAHGRTINGFPVMALDAARAAFPQAALTAAVGDPALREKLIGRAAAAGFACATLVHPRVEMSEWVEIGEGTVVCAGNLLTTNIVLGRHVQINLDCTVGHDVVMGDFTTLAPGAHISGWVHFGRGVYVGTGAVIINGHEGVPLTLGDGAVVGAGACVTRSVAAGTTVVGVPAKPRG; encoded by the coding sequence GGCGATGCAGGATCTGGTGATCTACGGGGCGGGGGGCTTCGCGCGGGAGGTGGCCTGGCTGGCGCGCTCGATCGAGGGGCGCTGGCGGGTGGCGGCGCTGGTCGACGACGACCCGGCCGCGCACGGCCGCACGATCAACGGGTTCCCGGTCATGGCGCTGGACGCGGCCCGCGCCGCCTTCCCGCAGGCCGCGTTGACGGCGGCGGTGGGCGATCCCGCCCTGCGCGAGAAGCTGATCGGCCGGGCCGCCGCGGCCGGCTTCGCGTGCGCGACGCTGGTCCATCCGCGCGTCGAGATGTCGGAGTGGGTGGAGATCGGCGAGGGGACCGTCGTCTGCGCCGGCAACCTGCTGACCACGAACATCGTGCTGGGCCGCCACGTCCAGATCAACCTGGACTGCACGGTCGGGCACGACGTCGTCATGGGCGACTTCACCACCCTGGCGCCCGGCGCGCACATCTCCGGCTGGGTCCACTTCGGCCGGGGCGTGTACGTGGGGACCGGCGCGGTCATCATCAACGGGCACGAGGGCGTGCCGCTGACGCTCGGCGACGGTGCGGTCGTCGGCGCGGGCGCTTGCGTGACCAGGTCCGTCGCGGCGGGCACGACCGTCGTCGGGGTGCCGGCGAAGCCGCGCGGCTGA